Proteins found in one Nerophis lumbriciformis linkage group LG27, RoL_Nlum_v2.1, whole genome shotgun sequence genomic segment:
- the fbxo48 gene encoding F-box only protein 48, whose amino-acid sequence MQLEPTRTSSVFLLCEGAACSLWSHNFAEHLPTEMSVKIFEELDAESLCSASSTCRLWHHIIQDSKQLWRRQCHLLRDVCHREVDSDRRDGLPWKVVLVRNYTLGCLKRDWLSGRYSNVTSADQLRHSKMVPLDAETWGEILEAELDR is encoded by the exons ATGCAGCTGGAGCCCACAAGGACCTCGTCCGTCTTCTTGCTGTGTGAAGGAGCAGCCTGCAGCCTGTGGTCTCACAACTTTGCTGAACATCTGCCCACGGAGATGAGCGTGAAGATCTTTGAGGAGCTGGACGCAGAGAGCCTGTGCAGCGCCTCCAGCACCTGCAGGCTGTGGCACCACATCATCCAGGACAGCAAGCAGCTGTGGAGGAGACAATGTCACCTGCTGAGAGACGTCTGTCACAGGGAGGTGGACAGCGACCGCAGGGACGGACTCCCCTGGAAG GTGGTGCTCGTGCGGAACTACACGCTCGGCTGTCTGAAGAGAGACTGGCTGAGCGGTCGCTATAGCAACGTCACCTCAGCTGACCAGCTCAGACACAGCAAGATGGTGCCGCTGGACGCCGAGACCTGGGGGGAGATCCTGGAGGCCGAACTGGACCGATGA